A portion of the Bdellovibrionales bacterium genome contains these proteins:
- a CDS encoding replication-associated recombination protein A, with protein sequence MDLFSAQDSLSRMGSNQPLPERLRPQSFAEFVGQTSALGENSPLRRQIEEKAEVPNLILWGPPGTGKTTFSRLLAKYVNAQFLEVSAVDTGVKILKNIGEESRFRRLGHRQKTLLFVDEIHRFNKAQQDVLLPYMERGDFVLVGATTENPGYELNNSLLSRSRLVVFAPLLAGELKKISMRAFELLKLNSLEVLSEEALKVLTESADGDARRFITWIEQLVEAFQLPASDSNWNFPLNEKSVWAVCSQSLVRHDRSGESHYDSISAFIKSIRGSDPDAGLYYLARMLEGGEDPVYIARRLIVLASEDVGNADPRALGVAVSGLQAVEAVGLPEAGINLAQVVTYLACAPKSNRSYLGFRKAQSFVRKTGSLAIPKSLRSENNLAGKQLGFGLGYAYSHEGPTGWVDQKFLPEEAIGHKFYEPCSRGFEKNMQQYLDWMKGKSKP encoded by the coding sequence ATGGATCTTTTTTCAGCACAAGATAGCCTCAGCCGAATGGGCAGCAATCAGCCGTTGCCAGAAAGATTGAGGCCCCAGTCTTTTGCCGAGTTTGTTGGGCAAACAAGCGCACTGGGCGAGAATTCTCCGCTCCGACGACAGATAGAGGAGAAGGCCGAAGTGCCAAATCTCATTCTATGGGGGCCGCCTGGCACGGGAAAGACGACATTCAGTCGCTTGCTTGCAAAATACGTCAATGCCCAATTCTTGGAAGTCAGCGCAGTAGATACAGGCGTTAAAATTTTAAAAAATATTGGCGAGGAGTCCCGATTTCGGAGGCTTGGGCATCGACAAAAGACTTTATTGTTTGTTGATGAAATCCATCGGTTCAACAAAGCGCAGCAGGACGTACTTCTGCCCTATATGGAAAGAGGAGACTTCGTTCTTGTTGGCGCCACAACTGAAAATCCTGGGTATGAATTAAATAACTCGCTGCTGAGCCGTAGTCGCCTTGTTGTCTTTGCCCCCCTGTTAGCTGGGGAGTTGAAAAAAATTAGCATGCGCGCGTTTGAATTGTTGAAGCTCAATTCTCTCGAAGTTCTATCAGAAGAAGCTTTGAAAGTACTGACTGAAAGTGCAGATGGGGATGCGCGCCGATTTATTACCTGGATTGAACAGCTTGTGGAGGCCTTTCAACTTCCCGCAAGCGATAGCAATTGGAATTTCCCTTTAAATGAAAAATCTGTGTGGGCGGTTTGTTCTCAGAGTTTGGTGAGGCATGATCGCTCGGGTGAATCTCATTATGATTCAATTTCTGCCTTCATAAAAAGCATTCGAGGAAGCGATCCTGATGCGGGACTTTACTACCTTGCAAGAATGTTAGAAGGTGGCGAAGATCCAGTTTATATTGCTCGACGATTGATCGTATTGGCTTCTGAGGACGTTGGCAATGCAGACCCGCGGGCCCTTGGGGTAGCTGTTTCTGGGCTGCAGGCAGTGGAAGCCGTTGGATTGCCAGAAGCTGGAATTAATTTGGCTCAAGTTGTGACTTACTTGGCTTGCGCGCCAAAGTCTAACCGCAGTTACCTTGGTTTCAGGAAGGCTCAGTCCTTTGTGAGAAAAACAGGCTCTCTGGCTATTCCAAAATCTCTGCGATCTGAGAATAATTTGGCAGGAAAACAGTTGGGATTTGGCCTGGGATACGCCTATTCCCACGAGGGACCAACGGGATGGGTCGATCAGAAGTTTCTACCTGAGGAGGCGATAGGGCATAAGTTTTACGAGCCGTGTTCTCGTGGTTTTGAAAAGAACATGCAACAGTACTTAGATTGGATGAAAGGAAAGTCCAAGCCCTGA
- a CDS encoding DUF1501 domain-containing protein, with protein sequence MSDRREFLKNIGGLTCLSAFEHLVPPSLSSLVLGAQRALASGQTDPSARFVLFRVHGAMDSTLGLHPHLGSIQGIDPQDLFLGYEGENQPLEKVDGTQISLGPSARAIAPFAKEMAILRGIYVGPNDLGHPFAIQHMSSGRTQESAPHFSAYIGNQFAHTGAYVVTNSPLQTGHITSFPTLLTSVLREQLINMAHGTKSSTLSVYVNSKQSVTRFLDLQGQTEKLARFVEILGHQEGELDQQEYDQQIRRGASPSMASARAKAKNLKDEDLAFASLYSGIARVAQIDLRTEEEQTLDTHVQHAETHLAAQRKRWERIAKFLGNLRQHDLLKQTLVVVVSEFNRTPGLNANGGKDHNYSDNAVALFGRGVNGGTVIGDRSLLNEAMGFPTLSGPGPSLTSTQGRSSQSAKSYGSRRGAPQQYRKT encoded by the coding sequence ATGTCAGATCGTCGCGAATTCTTAAAAAATATTGGTGGGCTGACTTGCCTGTCGGCCTTTGAGCACCTCGTACCTCCTTCATTGTCTTCACTTGTTTTAGGTGCTCAACGGGCCTTGGCGTCAGGACAGACTGATCCAAGTGCTCGCTTTGTGCTGTTCCGAGTGCATGGAGCTATGGACTCCACTTTGGGACTTCACCCACACCTTGGCTCTATACAAGGGATTGATCCCCAGGATTTGTTTCTTGGGTATGAAGGTGAAAACCAGCCACTCGAGAAAGTGGATGGCACTCAGATTTCACTCGGTCCATCCGCTCGTGCAATAGCACCTTTCGCCAAAGAGATGGCCATCTTGCGCGGGATTTACGTTGGACCCAACGACCTTGGCCACCCATTTGCTATTCAACATATGTCGAGTGGCCGCACTCAAGAATCAGCACCTCATTTTAGCGCCTATATCGGAAATCAGTTCGCTCACACAGGTGCATACGTCGTAACCAATTCCCCCCTTCAAACTGGCCATATCACATCTTTCCCAACGCTGCTGACCTCCGTCTTAAGGGAACAATTGATCAATATGGCTCACGGGACGAAAAGTTCAACACTGTCAGTTTACGTAAACTCAAAACAAAGTGTGACACGCTTTCTCGATCTCCAAGGACAGACCGAGAAGTTGGCTCGTTTTGTTGAGATTCTGGGTCATCAGGAAGGTGAACTTGACCAGCAGGAGTATGATCAACAAATTCGCAGAGGCGCTTCCCCCTCCATGGCCAGCGCGAGGGCCAAAGCTAAAAATTTGAAAGATGAGGATCTCGCTTTTGCAAGTCTTTATTCCGGCATCGCAAGGGTCGCTCAAATTGATCTGCGTACGGAAGAGGAACAGACCCTTGATACTCACGTCCAGCACGCGGAGACACATCTTGCCGCTCAAAGAAAACGCTGGGAACGCATTGCCAAATTTTTGGGCAACTTGCGACAGCATGATCTCCTGAAACAAACGCTCGTTGTGGTCGTGAGTGAGTTCAATCGCACGCCTGGACTCAACGCGAACGGCGGCAAGGATCATAATTACAGCGACAATGCTGTGGCTCTATTTGGCCGCGGAGTCAACGGAGGGACTGTCATTGGTGATCGGAGCCTTTTAAACGAAGCGATGGGTTTCCCTACGCTTTCTGGGCCGGGTCCTTCATTGACTTCGACTCAGGGGAGGTCGTCCCAATCAGCAAAGAGCTATGGCAGTCGGAGGGGCGCGCCACAGCAATACCGCAAAACGTAA
- a CDS encoding DUF1588 domain-containing protein, protein MKFLISFAVGLVITTSSIAKPLSTEGYLTKISERLTGKWPSPHEFSKLKNEKLRTGCSQVPCLQDFFRTYIREKMDSGDFYSEAVLKTYERFGLRAPERPPFPIDGNGITSFYNDSTEDLLIYRVFKLNRPIDELFTSQVYWRRFVPSDGPFADYIGLDIDGKRESAIQEMGEDERKRYPEISSLVPQVIDLNGHPNIAGLFSTKRFLERYWNSPANGNRKRAAAIFKIMLCDQMAPALERDQQQGREEALALGVSEAQTTVRSLEEIHRTRHANQKDCRQCHMRLDPMARTMRPLELGVAAFPSPGNLKFYNSFDDIQDIPVKNFSDLIRKATQQQKYLDCQLNWLVTWIMGRDVNIHPVRFATLIEDFEKSGRNIKSSVENLLLSPEFQGIPSQFEEPTSLTKSNVVFEECQFCHGSFLKTRGDKLKLNLAKIAVALDLTNDGANRTMPPKSHWWEPTEQEVQDVKTWIQEGAPLVKGEHPILSPDEIQRLLQNPRSKK, encoded by the coding sequence ATGAAATTCCTCATTTCTTTCGCCGTGGGTTTGGTGATAACTACCTCATCTATTGCCAAGCCGTTGAGCACGGAAGGCTACCTCACCAAAATTTCGGAGCGCTTAACAGGAAAATGGCCCTCACCACATGAGTTTTCAAAGCTCAAAAACGAAAAGTTGCGAACGGGCTGTTCTCAAGTGCCTTGCCTACAAGACTTCTTTCGGACGTATATTCGCGAAAAAATGGACTCCGGCGATTTTTACTCGGAGGCCGTTCTTAAAACTTACGAGCGCTTTGGGTTGAGAGCACCCGAGCGCCCACCGTTTCCAATAGATGGGAATGGAATCACTTCTTTTTATAATGATTCGACTGAAGATCTTCTCATCTACCGAGTCTTTAAGCTCAATCGTCCAATTGATGAGTTATTCACTAGTCAGGTCTATTGGCGCAGATTTGTCCCTAGTGACGGGCCCTTTGCCGACTACATTGGGCTTGATATTGACGGCAAGCGCGAAAGTGCCATTCAGGAGATGGGCGAGGACGAGCGTAAGCGGTATCCGGAAATCAGCAGTCTTGTTCCTCAGGTGATAGACCTCAACGGTCATCCCAATATAGCTGGACTCTTTTCTACCAAGCGCTTTTTGGAACGCTACTGGAATAGTCCGGCCAACGGCAATCGCAAACGTGCGGCAGCTATCTTCAAAATCATGCTCTGTGACCAAATGGCACCCGCACTCGAGCGTGACCAGCAGCAAGGGCGCGAAGAGGCATTGGCTCTCGGCGTGAGCGAGGCACAAACCACAGTTCGTAGCCTTGAGGAAATTCACCGCACCCGCCACGCCAATCAGAAGGACTGTCGGCAATGCCACATGCGCCTTGATCCGATGGCGCGAACTATGCGCCCTCTTGAACTTGGCGTAGCGGCATTCCCTTCACCTGGGAATCTCAAGTTCTACAATTCCTTTGATGATATCCAAGACATTCCCGTCAAGAATTTCTCGGATTTGATCAGGAAAGCGACGCAACAGCAAAAATACCTCGATTGCCAGCTCAATTGGCTAGTGACATGGATAATGGGGAGGGACGTGAACATCCATCCCGTCCGGTTTGCAACACTCATTGAGGACTTCGAGAAATCTGGCCGCAATATTAAATCATCAGTTGAAAACCTCCTTTTGTCTCCCGAATTCCAGGGAATTCCCAGCCAATTTGAGGAACCAACCTCGTTGACCAAATCGAATGTCGTATTTGAGGAATGTCAGTTCTGTCACGGATCGTTCCTGAAAACTCGGGGTGACAAGTTAAAACTGAACCTCGCAAAGATTGCGGTTGCTTTGGACTTGACCAATGACGGCGCGAACCGAACCATGCCGCCCAAGAGCCATTGGTGGGAACCGACAGAACAAGAAGTCCAAGATGTGAAGACTTGGATCCAAGAAGGTGCACCGCTCGTTAAAGGAGAACATCCGATCCTGAGCCCCGATGAAATTCAGCGTCTCTTGCAAAATCCAAGGAGTAAGAAATGA
- a CDS encoding cupin domain-containing protein, whose product MLVTRWQAAIVPDIKQITAVFQAEGLEPFEEGLDPDSVIGDHRHPFDEVRMVASGQMLIDISGNKLLLRAGDRIVIPSNTRHSKKVEGPHACVCICAYKTY is encoded by the coding sequence ATGTTAGTGACAAGATGGCAAGCCGCAATAGTCCCCGACATCAAGCAAATCACTGCAGTTTTTCAGGCTGAGGGTCTCGAGCCATTTGAGGAAGGTCTGGATCCTGACTCAGTTATTGGCGACCATCGCCATCCCTTCGACGAGGTCAGGATGGTGGCGTCTGGTCAGATGTTGATTGATATTTCTGGCAACAAACTGCTCTTACGGGCGGGGGACCGAATTGTTATTCCATCCAACACAAGGCACTCAAAAAAAGTGGAAGGCCCTCATGCCTGTGTTTGTATTTGTGCTTACAAGACCTACTGA